Proteins from a single region of Bactrocera neohumeralis isolate Rockhampton unplaced genomic scaffold, APGP_CSIRO_Bneo_wtdbg2-racon-allhic-juicebox.fasta_v2 cluster10, whole genome shotgun sequence:
- the LOC126765578 gene encoding tigger transposable element-derived protein 6-like has product MTGSLWSMIMKEFDNEMGKQKPKVFLIVHNAASHKVDGLNVENVKITFLPPNTTSLLQPLDQGIIHCFKVYFRQIIFRKQILAKENGLSIKQFITSISILDALNFIKRAWWLVKSDTIRNCFQKAGFQVEDISFDPIEEIVDVPIEIHNFDEYVACDSDIDCFGVLTDEEIVKDVLNEADVESSEESAVDAL; this is encoded by the exons ATGACTGGATCTTTGTGGTCAATGATAATGAAGGAATTTGACAATGAAATGGGAAAGCAAAAGCCAAAGGTGTTTTTAATAGTTCACAACGCAGCCAGCCATAAAGTTGATGGTTTGAATGTTGAGAATGTaaagattacatttttgccacCAAACACGACATCACTGTTGCAGCCTCTCGACCAAGGGATTATACACTGCTTTAAAGTTTATTTCAGACAAATAATCTTTCGAAAACAAATACTTGCAAAAGAGAACGGCTTGtcaattaaacaatttataacaTCGATTTCAATACTTGATgcccttaattttattaaacggGCGTGGTGGCTTGTTAAAAGCGATACCATAAGAAATTGCTTTCAAAAA GCCGGATTTCAAGTAGAAGATATTTCGTTCGACCCTATCGAGGAAATAGTAGATGTCCCTATTGAAATACATAACTTTGATGAATACGTTGCGTGCGACAGTGACATTGATTGCTTTGGTGTTCTTACTGATGAGGAAATAGTAAAAGATGTATTAAATGAGGCTGATGTTGAATCATCAGAAGAATCTGCAGTTGATGCC ctttga